Proteins co-encoded in one Saprospira grandis genomic window:
- a CDS encoding T9SS type A sorting domain-containing protein — translation MNRLSIYLIFFCLTLGGWAQAQELNFENLQTAEGPSTERLLLLAQDEQDYIYLAYAYEDSILAVGNTQYVLGQSLGQKEYLIQKQDTQGQVIWQGELKSNANFELYGLKTIGQQLYLVGSFSSPLSWVHAGQTDSLAADAHGNTDGFLLQLSTAGQWQRGAALRAKGDLMIRDIAQTAGGDLLLTGGFKDSLNISLGATPQYWRSTPYQGSYSTYDVFVLAYDSSFQYQRGFQLSNQYQDYGQKIEVNSEGDWLLLGSYYGSLDLDPSNSTQSISYSGANGIFVSKYNAQGQYLAGFGLRSSSGGGHILGDIVLSSTDELYICGDLNATTDLDPSAATYSVTGYSGRYAFFAQYDAQLNFVQGHSFGNTSTQAARGILLDNSRHIYLWGYYANNLNISDATGNSEFLAASGGFDLFLARYSAQAELLWAQNWGSNADEIAAASLIRPNGKLYLGGSFSNSINFDPNSSAGLAQSQAGQDAFLLGLTGACQLQIQSNWSPQNIVCVNDSIYLSASGADSIYFQPHWPNNSYYTPSQSEWIYVFGQDSLGCRAQDSLEIILAQASSSIDQQQACGSFSWIDGNTYYSSNNSASYLLSNAAGCDSIVYLQLTIDQLDSTVSQSNDSLFASPNASSYQWIDCNSGLAIPGANNMSFAPSSSGNYAVELALNSCNQTSACYPFTLTTGLESITNNPFRIYPNPAQNELYLRFEQNQQEIQLQLFDLQGRKQEIRCQGHGQDYQLSWENIPLGVYFLQITGAHIQYTEKIQIR, via the coding sequence ATGAATCGTTTATCTATTTACCTTATCTTTTTTTGCCTAACATTGGGTGGTTGGGCGCAAGCTCAGGAATTAAATTTTGAGAATTTACAAACGGCAGAAGGTCCATCTACAGAGCGACTGCTGCTTTTGGCTCAGGATGAACAGGACTATATCTACCTAGCTTATGCCTATGAAGATAGCATTTTGGCGGTAGGTAATACTCAGTATGTCTTAGGGCAGAGTTTGGGACAAAAGGAATATTTGATCCAAAAGCAGGATACACAAGGACAAGTAATCTGGCAAGGCGAATTGAAAAGTAATGCTAATTTTGAGCTTTATGGGCTTAAAACTATTGGGCAGCAGCTTTATTTAGTGGGTAGTTTTAGTAGCCCTTTGAGCTGGGTACATGCTGGACAAACAGATAGTCTAGCAGCTGATGCGCATGGCAATACAGATGGTTTTCTACTTCAGCTCTCTACTGCTGGGCAGTGGCAAAGGGGAGCCGCTTTGCGTGCCAAGGGTGATTTAATGATTCGAGATATTGCGCAAACGGCTGGAGGAGATTTGCTTTTGACGGGAGGATTTAAGGACAGCCTTAATATTTCACTAGGGGCCACTCCTCAATATTGGCGCTCGACACCTTATCAGGGAAGTTATTCTACTTATGATGTATTTGTTCTAGCTTATGACAGCAGTTTTCAGTATCAGAGAGGTTTTCAGTTGAGCAATCAATATCAGGACTATGGCCAAAAAATAGAGGTAAATAGCGAGGGAGATTGGCTACTTTTGGGCAGTTATTATGGCAGTTTAGACCTAGATCCCTCTAATAGTACCCAAAGTATTTCTTATAGTGGTGCCAATGGGATTTTTGTAAGCAAGTATAATGCACAGGGACAATATCTGGCAGGTTTTGGACTAAGGTCTTCTTCTGGTGGGGGGCATATTTTGGGAGATATTGTGCTTAGTTCCACTGATGAGCTTTACATTTGTGGCGATCTTAACGCTACGACTGATTTAGATCCCTCAGCAGCTACTTATTCGGTGACGGGTTATTCTGGACGTTATGCTTTTTTTGCTCAATATGATGCACAGCTTAATTTTGTACAGGGACATAGTTTTGGAAATACCTCTACGCAGGCTGCCCGGGGTATTTTGCTTGACAATAGCCGTCATATCTATCTTTGGGGATATTATGCCAACAACCTAAACATTTCTGATGCTACTGGCAACAGCGAGTTTTTGGCGGCAAGTGGAGGTTTTGATCTCTTTTTAGCTCGTTATTCTGCTCAAGCGGAGCTTCTCTGGGCTCAAAACTGGGGCAGCAATGCCGATGAAATTGCTGCGGCTAGCTTGATTCGTCCGAATGGCAAACTCTATCTGGGTGGAAGTTTTTCCAACAGCATTAACTTTGATCCAAATTCTAGTGCAGGCCTAGCCCAAAGTCAAGCTGGTCAAGATGCCTTTCTATTGGGTTTAACTGGAGCTTGTCAGCTACAAATTCAATCCAATTGGTCCCCACAAAATATTGTTTGTGTCAATGACTCCATCTATTTGTCGGCTAGTGGAGCCGATAGCATTTATTTCCAGCCCCACTGGCCCAACAACAGCTACTACACCCCAAGTCAGTCTGAATGGATTTATGTTTTTGGCCAAGATAGCCTAGGCTGCCGGGCCCAAGATTCCTTAGAGATTATTTTGGCTCAAGCTAGCAGTTCTATTGACCAGCAGCAGGCCTGTGGAAGCTTTAGTTGGATTGATGGGAATACTTATTACAGCAGTAACAATAGCGCAAGCTATCTACTTAGTAATGCTGCAGGTTGCGACTCTATCGTCTATCTTCAACTAACCATTGACCAGCTAGATAGCACAGTTAGCCAAAGCAACGACAGCCTTTTTGCCAGCCCGAATGCGAGTAGCTATCAATGGATTGATTGCAACAGCGGCTTGGCTATTCCTGGCGCCAATAATATGAGTTTTGCTCCTAGTAGTTCTGGAAATTATGCTGTTGAGCTAGCGCTAAACAGCTGCAACCAAACCTCTGCTTGCTATCCGTTTACTCTCACTACAGGCCTTGAGTCTATCACAAACAATCCATTTAGGATTTATCCCAATCCTGCTCAAAATGAATTGTATTTAAGATTTGAACAAAACCAACAAGAAATTCAGTTGCAGTTATTTGATTTGCAGGGCCGAAAACAAGAAATACGATGTCAGGGCCATGGACAAGACTACCAACTAAGCTGGGAAAATATTCCTCTGGGCGTATACTTCCTCCAAATTACGGGGGCTCATATTCAGTACACTGAAAAAATTCAGATTCGCTAA
- a CDS encoding T9SS type A sorting domain-containing protein — translation MKKLYLFFTLLCFANFASAQIQVNAYARVTNIIGNDLQLSQVDEAFDSFEDGEEVLIIQVQDDVIGANIANNSSFGELDQILNAGNFEIAQILFHTESAGTPVSITLQNPLSRPYSTGPNSRLQIVSFPQLGSPNYTTTSDITAKAWDGQTGGVLAFEVPNQLTLAHNISADGLGFRGGAVSRNAYGAFCSSHNVYISSSDEYGAKGEGIYPNTNANYTYAKAKMLNGGGGGGHHNGGGGGGNYTEGGEGGRGYNGGRDVCPVATSVGGQPGIALASQIAPNRVFLGGGGGGGQQNNSRATAGANGGGLIYIKAQEIISPASCSGVSISANGNDAASWTNDGAGGGGAGGSILLSVNSFSINTACPLLVEASGGTGGTSSSSPHGGGGGGGQGVVFYSNTSLITNVSSRTDNGLAGCNNNSSPCNNFAGIPSGINGDGVFDDVLLPLELSYFKAQKQDEKVLLSWGVSASDQTTFFELQRAADGLEFEAIAQIPAQFNQTDYTFLDVEPIKGQSYYRLLQIGENEEKQYSIIQAVYLEQMTNAIQLWPNPAKNELYLASEQVDEITQLELLDLQGRKQTIQYQKENNRLHIQWANLPQGIYFLQIIGEDFYQTKKIQIH, via the coding sequence TTGAAGAAGCTATATTTGTTTTTTACCCTACTTTGTTTCGCAAACTTTGCATCTGCCCAAATTCAAGTGAATGCCTATGCTAGAGTAACGAATATTATAGGGAATGACCTACAGTTGAGCCAAGTAGATGAGGCTTTTGATAGTTTTGAAGATGGCGAAGAAGTCCTGATCATTCAAGTTCAAGATGATGTAATTGGCGCCAATATCGCTAATAATAGCAGCTTTGGAGAGCTGGACCAAATCCTGAATGCAGGCAATTTTGAAATTGCTCAGATTTTATTTCATACAGAATCTGCCGGCACGCCTGTTAGCATTACCCTCCAAAATCCACTAAGTAGACCCTACAGTACAGGGCCTAATAGTCGCCTGCAAATTGTCTCTTTTCCACAATTGGGTAGCCCCAATTATACGACAACCTCAGATATTACGGCCAAGGCTTGGGATGGCCAAACTGGAGGCGTCCTCGCCTTCGAAGTGCCTAATCAACTTACTCTGGCCCACAATATTTCTGCCGATGGCCTAGGCTTTCGTGGAGGAGCTGTTTCTAGAAATGCTTATGGCGCCTTCTGTAGCTCGCATAACGTCTATATCAGCAGCTCTGATGAATATGGCGCAAAAGGAGAGGGAATCTACCCCAATACAAACGCTAATTATACCTATGCCAAAGCCAAAATGCTTAATGGCGGTGGCGGCGGCGGCCACCACAATGGCGGCGGCGGCGGCGGAAATTATACTGAAGGGGGAGAAGGTGGCCGTGGCTATAATGGCGGAAGAGATGTCTGCCCTGTAGCTACATCTGTTGGCGGCCAGCCAGGTATAGCCCTAGCTAGTCAGATTGCTCCCAACCGAGTTTTTCTCGGCGGTGGCGGTGGCGGTGGCCAACAAAATAATAGCCGAGCAACTGCCGGAGCTAATGGAGGTGGCCTGATCTATATCAAAGCTCAAGAAATCATTAGCCCCGCTAGCTGTAGTGGAGTCTCTATTTCTGCCAACGGAAATGATGCCGCTTCTTGGACCAATGATGGTGCCGGCGGCGGCGGCGCCGGAGGAAGTATCCTACTGTCTGTTAATAGCTTTTCTATAAATACAGCTTGCCCACTTTTAGTAGAGGCTAGCGGCGGAACAGGAGGTACTAGCAGCAGTAGCCCACATGGCGGCGGCGGCGGCGGCGGACAAGGCGTTGTCTTCTACTCTAATACTAGCCTAATTACTAATGTTAGTAGCCGAACAGATAACGGATTGGCAGGCTGTAATAATAACTCTAGCCCCTGCAATAATTTTGCAGGTATTCCTTCTGGAATAAATGGAGATGGTGTCTTTGATGATGTACTACTCCCCCTAGAATTGAGCTATTTTAAGGCCCAAAAACAAGACGAAAAAGTGCTGCTCAGCTGGGGCGTTAGCGCAAGCGATCAAACTACTTTTTTTGAACTGCAACGTGCCGCAGATGGACTGGAATTTGAAGCTATCGCCCAAATTCCCGCCCAATTTAATCAAACTGATTATACCTTCCTAGATGTCGAACCCATCAAAGGCCAGTCTTATTATCGCCTGCTACAAATTGGCGAAAATGAAGAGAAACAGTACTCTATTATCCAAGCGGTTTACCTAGAACAGATGACTAATGCCATCCAACTTTGGCCCAATCCCGCCAAAAATGAACTCTACCTCGCTAGCGAACAAGTAGACGAAATTACTCAACTAGAGTTGCTGGACCTCCAAGGCCGTAAGCAAACTATTCAATACCAAAAAGAAAATAATCGCCTGCATATCCAATGGGCGAACCTCCCCCAAGGCATTTATTTTCTCCAAATTATTGGAGAAGACTTTTACCAAACTAAAAAGATCCAAATCCATTAA
- the topA gene encoding type I DNA topoisomerase, whose amino-acid sequence MAKNLLIVESPAKAKTIEKYLGKDFTVKSSFGHIRDLIKNSKDKKAIEVDNNYKVHYEISPAKRKVVSELKSWVKKVDEVWLATDEDREGEAISWHLAKVLNLDVHKTKRIVFREITKPALQKAITAPRLIDLDLVNAQQARRVLDRLVGFELSELLWKKIRGKLSAGRVQSVAVRLVVEKERAIEEFTPEAFFAGTASFLVPNERGGTSKLQAKLYSRESKSKELHIDTVEEAQAFLKDCIGAEFTIEDIEVKDSKRRPPAPFTTSTLQQDASHKLYFSVAKTMQVAQRLYEAGHITYMRTDSTNLSQTAMQALEAEIKSSFGPKYYQARSFNNKKGAQEAHEAIRPTNVEKKVVSNNRDEQRLYDLIRKRTLASQMADALLEKTTVTINISSRPDEIFLAKGEVIKFEGFLALYLVHKEEEEEEDDSNSDLLPPMKLGQKLKNENIDATERFSRGPSRYAEASLVKELEKRGIGRPSTYAPTITKIMDPSRGYVTKETREGQERNYRKLSLVQEVAEIKAEELTEKYGTEKNKLFASDLGKQVTDFLMEHFGDIMDYNFTADVEDRLDKVAEGQEQWQKMLDLIYKPFHKLVEQTAEDADRVTGERILGKDPKTGHTLLVRIGRYGPLAQIGAPDELGEEEKPQYANLKREQSIETITFEEALELFKLPRNIGSYKGQELEVNSGRYGPYVKFDGKFISLPKGADPISFTYEEAVPLVEARIKEDAPIGHFKDLPITKGAGRFGPFVKWNKMFVSITKGSGFQLETITEAQAIELIEAKLEKEANRYIQKWPDYALNIENGRWGPFIRSGKKSYKLLNAEGKKLTPEEAKEVTLERAIELVEEQGGKVKKPKAKKTTAKKKTTKKTTKKTTK is encoded by the coding sequence ATGGCCAAAAATCTATTAATCGTCGAGTCGCCTGCTAAGGCCAAAACTATTGAAAAATATCTCGGTAAAGACTTTACCGTGAAGTCGAGTTTCGGACATATCCGAGACCTCATCAAAAATTCTAAAGATAAAAAAGCTATCGAAGTGGACAATAATTATAAGGTCCACTACGAAATCTCTCCCGCCAAAAGAAAGGTGGTCAGCGAACTCAAAAGCTGGGTCAAAAAAGTTGATGAGGTCTGGCTCGCAACGGATGAAGACCGCGAAGGAGAAGCCATCTCTTGGCACCTCGCTAAGGTGCTCAATCTAGATGTGCATAAAACAAAGCGCATCGTCTTTCGCGAAATTACTAAACCCGCTCTCCAAAAAGCAATTACGGCTCCCCGCCTGATTGATTTGGACCTAGTAAATGCCCAGCAAGCTCGCCGCGTCCTCGACAGATTGGTCGGCTTTGAGCTCTCTGAATTACTCTGGAAGAAAATCCGTGGAAAACTCTCCGCCGGCCGTGTCCAATCAGTGGCCGTCCGCCTAGTGGTAGAAAAAGAACGCGCTATTGAGGAGTTTACTCCCGAAGCCTTCTTTGCTGGCACGGCCAGCTTTTTGGTCCCCAACGAAAGAGGGGGAACCTCTAAACTACAGGCCAAACTCTATAGCCGAGAGAGCAAAAGTAAAGAACTACATATTGATACCGTAGAAGAGGCTCAGGCTTTCTTGAAAGATTGTATTGGCGCTGAATTTACCATTGAAGATATTGAGGTTAAAGATAGTAAACGCCGCCCACCTGCCCCCTTTACTACTTCTACCCTCCAACAAGATGCTTCGCATAAGCTGTATTTTAGTGTGGCCAAAACAATGCAGGTGGCCCAAAGGCTATATGAGGCCGGTCATATTACTTATATGCGTACCGACTCGACCAATCTTAGCCAAACTGCCATGCAAGCGCTAGAAGCCGAGATTAAAAGTTCTTTCGGCCCTAAGTATTACCAAGCCCGTAGCTTTAATAATAAAAAAGGCGCCCAAGAGGCTCACGAAGCCATCCGCCCCACCAATGTAGAGAAAAAAGTGGTCAGCAATAACCGAGACGAACAACGCCTCTATGACCTCATCCGCAAAAGAACCTTGGCTAGCCAAATGGCCGATGCACTGCTCGAGAAAACTACAGTAACCATCAATATCTCTAGCCGCCCAGATGAAATTTTCTTGGCCAAAGGAGAAGTGATTAAGTTTGAAGGCTTTTTGGCCCTCTATCTGGTCCATAAAGAAGAGGAGGAAGAAGAGGACGATAGCAATAGCGATCTGCTCCCTCCCATGAAGCTGGGCCAAAAACTCAAAAACGAAAATATCGATGCCACCGAACGCTTTAGCCGAGGCCCTTCTCGCTATGCAGAAGCTTCTTTGGTTAAGGAATTAGAGAAAAGAGGGATCGGCCGACCCTCTACTTATGCCCCAACGATTACCAAAATTATGGACCCTAGCCGCGGCTATGTGACTAAGGAAACTAGAGAGGGCCAAGAACGTAATTATCGTAAGCTCTCTTTGGTCCAAGAAGTCGCAGAAATTAAAGCGGAGGAACTCACCGAAAAATACGGTACCGAGAAAAATAAACTCTTCGCTTCTGATTTGGGCAAACAGGTGACCGATTTCTTGATGGAGCATTTTGGCGATATCATGGACTATAATTTTACCGCCGATGTAGAAGACCGCCTCGATAAGGTGGCCGAGGGCCAAGAACAATGGCAAAAAATGCTGGACCTCATCTATAAGCCCTTCCATAAATTAGTAGAACAAACCGCCGAAGATGCCGACCGCGTCACTGGAGAACGAATTTTAGGTAAAGATCCCAAAACGGGACATACCCTCCTCGTCCGTATTGGCCGCTATGGCCCCTTGGCCCAAATTGGTGCCCCCGATGAGCTTGGCGAAGAGGAAAAACCTCAATATGCCAACCTCAAAAGAGAACAGTCTATTGAAACGATCACTTTTGAAGAGGCCCTAGAGCTCTTTAAGTTGCCCAGAAATATCGGAAGCTATAAAGGCCAAGAGCTAGAAGTAAATTCTGGCCGCTATGGCCCCTATGTCAAGTTTGATGGCAAGTTTATTTCTCTGCCCAAAGGCGCTGACCCTATTTCATTTACTTATGAAGAGGCGGTTCCATTAGTAGAGGCCCGAATCAAAGAAGATGCGCCAATTGGCCACTTCAAAGATTTACCCATTACAAAGGGCGCTGGCCGCTTTGGCCCTTTTGTCAAATGGAACAAGATGTTTGTTTCTATCACGAAAGGCTCTGGCTTTCAATTAGAGACAATCACGGAGGCCCAAGCTATTGAACTGATTGAGGCCAAACTAGAAAAAGAAGCCAACCGCTATATCCAAAAATGGCCCGATTATGCCCTCAATATCGAAAATGGCCGCTGGGGACCCTTTATCCGCTCAGGCAAAAAATCGTACAAATTACTCAATGCCGAAGGTAAAAAATTAACCCCAGAAGAAGCCAAAGAGGTTACGCTAGAACGTGCGATCGAATTGGTGGAAGAACAAGGCGGTAAGGTCAAAAAACCTAAAGCCAAGAAAACAACGGCCAAAAAGAAAACCACAAAAAAAACCACAAAAAAAACCACAAAATAA
- a CDS encoding alpha/beta fold hydrolase: MKLNFKQYGAGKPIVIMHGMFGMLDNWQYVAKELAEEYMVFLVDLRNHGKSPHSEDFSYALMADDIRRFMEDNWLYEAKILGHSMGGKVAMQLALEEPDMVEQLVVVDIAPKSYSGNHETIIAAMQALPLRELASRSEAESHLRKSIPEEGVVQFLLKNLSRERAGGYRWKMNLPVIAAHYQDILANSLPEEQYEGPTLFVQGVNSKYINPAELADYQQYFPAAQIAPIANAGHWVHAEQPQEFLATLRKFFAQD; this comes from the coding sequence ATGAAATTAAATTTTAAGCAGTACGGAGCGGGCAAGCCCATAGTGATTATGCATGGGATGTTTGGGATGTTGGATAATTGGCAATATGTGGCCAAGGAATTGGCTGAAGAATATATGGTATTTTTGGTAGACTTGCGCAACCATGGCAAGTCGCCGCATTCAGAAGACTTTAGTTATGCCCTAATGGCCGATGATATTCGGCGGTTTATGGAAGACAATTGGCTATATGAGGCCAAAATTTTGGGACATTCTATGGGGGGCAAAGTGGCCATGCAACTGGCCTTGGAAGAGCCCGATATGGTAGAGCAACTGGTAGTTGTAGATATTGCGCCCAAAAGTTATTCGGGCAATCATGAAACGATTATTGCGGCCATGCAAGCCCTGCCCTTGCGGGAGTTGGCGAGTCGGTCGGAGGCAGAAAGTCATTTGCGGAAAAGTATTCCGGAGGAGGGCGTTGTTCAGTTTTTGCTCAAAAATCTGAGTCGAGAGCGGGCTGGGGGCTATCGTTGGAAAATGAACCTGCCTGTCATTGCGGCGCACTATCAAGACATTTTGGCCAACAGTTTGCCTGAAGAGCAATATGAAGGTCCTACCCTATTTGTGCAGGGCGTTAACTCTAAGTACATCAATCCGGCCGAGCTGGCCGACTACCAACAGTATTTTCCTGCGGCCCAAATTGCCCCAATAGCAAATGCGGGGCATTGGGTACATGCTGAGCAACCTCAAGAATTTTTGGCGACTTTGCGTAAGTTTTTTGCTCAGGATTAA
- a CDS encoding OmpA family protein — MRMHVPLRLLSIFLFLSCWLSAPLLAQKEYTDHKPVYRKWQDNYILDKIEYTKNETIFYFRFVCRSGQGISAIFYPPGGEAPWYLRAKDGRSFNLKAIKNIRRNSQMMARHLRSKGEYMSLDGFGYTVFSCEVHFERLPNDVKTADFIEGRGHEFDQNHFNCFDVKLKTWNDESLGKIADSEENVRKFERKFGVNTNKKPKPKPKVEPKVEPKDPIAKVEPKPKPKPKPKPKVEPKKEPKPKPIPKTPKIPASEEPGGVARVRYAEDVVCGQPLVLDGLQFQDGTTDFKGMVKCKQVLHYVFDFMEKHPNSKLTVIGHTDIFGDKERMKELSKKRAYKVQRWLSMMGISPWRIEIEYYGLEKPLLPEGGALNRRVEVQLSCE, encoded by the coding sequence ATGAGGATGCATGTTCCCCTGAGATTACTCTCTATTTTTCTTTTTCTAAGTTGTTGGCTGAGCGCTCCCCTCTTGGCCCAAAAGGAGTATACCGATCATAAGCCCGTTTATCGGAAATGGCAGGATAACTACATTTTGGATAAAATTGAGTATACAAAAAACGAAACCATTTTTTATTTTCGTTTTGTTTGTCGCTCTGGTCAAGGTATTAGTGCCATTTTTTATCCTCCTGGCGGAGAAGCGCCTTGGTATTTGCGGGCCAAAGATGGGCGTTCTTTTAATCTCAAAGCCATTAAAAACATTCGGAGAAATAGCCAGATGATGGCTCGCCACCTCAGAAGCAAGGGCGAATATATGTCTTTGGATGGTTTTGGCTATACAGTTTTTAGCTGTGAGGTGCATTTTGAGCGCCTGCCCAATGATGTTAAAACCGCCGATTTCATTGAAGGCCGTGGCCATGAATTTGACCAAAATCACTTTAATTGCTTTGATGTTAAGCTAAAAACTTGGAATGATGAAAGCTTGGGTAAAATTGCGGACTCTGAAGAAAATGTCCGAAAATTTGAGCGCAAATTTGGCGTAAACACCAACAAAAAACCCAAGCCCAAACCCAAGGTAGAGCCTAAGGTAGAACCCAAAGATCCTATTGCTAAGGTGGAGCCCAAGCCTAAACCTAAGCCTAAACCCAAACCTAAAGTAGAGCCCAAAAAAGAGCCTAAACCCAAGCCCATCCCCAAAACGCCTAAAATTCCTGCTTCAGAAGAGCCAGGTGGCGTGGCTCGGGTTCGCTATGCAGAAGATGTCGTTTGTGGCCAACCTTTGGTCCTTGATGGCTTGCAGTTTCAGGATGGTACCACCGACTTTAAGGGGATGGTCAAATGTAAGCAGGTCTTGCATTATGTCTTTGACTTTATGGAAAAACACCCCAACTCTAAGCTGACCGTTATCGGACATACCGATATTTTTGGCGATAAGGAACGCATGAAGGAGCTCTCTAAAAAACGAGCCTATAAGGTACAGCGCTGGCTCTCTATGATGGGCATCTCGCCCTGGCGCATCGAGATTGAATACTATGGTCTCGAAAAGCCGCTTTTGCCCGAGGGAGGCGCCCTCAACCGCCGCGTAGAGGTACAACTCAGCTGCGAATAG